AGGCATGTCGAACGGCTCCCACCTTCCTTTGAATCACCGCGCGCATCCGAAGTTTCTCCCGAAGCGAACGACGCAGCGCATTCTCGAGGGTCTCCGCCGGGCCGCGCTTCCCCGAAGGGAAGGCCCACAACCCCCCGAGAAGCCCGTCGGACCGGCGGCGCATCAGGAACATCGCACCGTCGAACCGGCGGAACACCGCCGCCACGACGTCGTGATGCGGGACGATTTTCTTGGCGCGCTTCGGGGGGATCGAATCCTGGAGCCCCCGGAGGCGGCAGGCACAGCGGGATCGGACGGGGCACTCTCCGCAGCGCGGCAAGTTCGGCAGGCAGACGGCGGCGCCCAGGTCCATCACCGCAAGGGCTGTGTCCCTCCCCTTCCCCTTCCGCACCAGGCTGGTGGAACGTTCCCAAAGGACGGTCTCCACCGGCGATGAACGGAGATCCCCTTCGACGGCGAAAAGACGGGCGACAACGCGGCGGGCGTTCGCGTCGAGGATCGGGACGTCCGCTCCGAAAGCGATCGCGGCGATCGCCCCGGCCGTCGATCG
The genomic region above belongs to Deltaproteobacteria bacterium CG2_30_66_27 and contains:
- a CDS encoding A/G-specific adenine glycosylase; translation: MEPKGDPRAAAWSSGALLRWFRTEARPMAWRETRDPYRIWVSEIMLQQTRVETVAPYYDRFLRKFPDIRSLARAPLDDVLKAWEGLGYYSRARNLHRAAGILVARQGAKVPSTVEALEALPGIGRSTAGAIAAIAFGADVPILDANARRVVARLFAVEGDLRSSPVETVLWERSTSLVRKGKGRDTALAVMDLGAAVCLPNLPRCGECPVRSRCACRLRGLQDSIPPKRAKKIVPHHDVVAAVFRRFDGAMFLMRRRSDGLLGGLWAFPSGKRGPAETLENALRRSLREKLRMRAVIQRKVGAVRHAYSHYRITLHAFLCETSGGGLPVGEGTGWLPGHGEGTFALPRADRKLVEIIHREEER